A genomic region of Arachis hypogaea cultivar Tifrunner chromosome 5, arahy.Tifrunner.gnm2.J5K5, whole genome shotgun sequence contains the following coding sequences:
- the LOC140173199 gene encoding zinc finger BED domain-containing protein RICESLEEPER 2-like, producing the protein MQGGIPRNIDWDNAKHFMKFLKIFHDVTKSVSSSLLVTSSQYFHEFCKILRVFKASCGSRDPLLGSMAERMKLKYDKYKDNIKNINMMIFVAVVLDPRYKLKFVNFSFEKLYDKDDVDFFGRSFTSATMDGASYVRVLDGDMAGDFFKEVHEIINKNEMDLYLMDGLEKSRDQNTFDILNWWKVNSSKYPILSQIARDVLAMPVSTIASESAFSTGRRLLNNYRSSLTPKTVEALICTQNWLRASPMTTDFEEIIEEFEKLELGMQKRNL; encoded by the exons ATGCAAGGTGGTATTCCGAGAAATATTGATTGGGACAATGCAAAACACTTTAtgaaattcttgaaaatttttcatgaTGTTACAAAGAGTGTGTCTAGTAGTTTGCTTGTgacttcttctcaatattttcatgagttttgtAAGATCTTGCGAGTGTTCAAGGCTTCTTGTGGTAGTCGAGATCCATTACTTGGGAGTATGGCTGAGAGGATGAAGCTTAAGTATGACAAGTACAAggataacataaaaaatatcaatatgatgatttttgttgCTGTGGTTCTTGATCCTAGGTACAAGTTGAAGTTTGTGAACTTTAGCTTTGAAAAGCTATATGATAAGGATGATGTTGATTTTTTTG GTAGATCTTTTACTTCAGCAACAATGGATGGTGCATCATATGTGCGAGTACTTGATGGCGACATGGCTGGTGATTTTTTCAAGGAGGTGCATGAGATCATCAACAAGAATGAGATGGATTTGTATTTGATGGATGGTTTAGAGAAGTCTCGTGATCAAAATACTTTTGACATATTGAATTGGTGGAAGGTAAATTCTAGCAAGTATCCTATCTTATCCCAAATAGCTAGAGATGTCTTAGCAATGCCGGTCTCGACTATTGCTTCAGAATCAGCTTTTAGCACTGGTAGAAGACTGCTTAACAACTATAGGAGTTCTTTAACTCCAAAGACAGTTGAGGCATTGATATGCACACAAAATTGGCTTCGTGCTTCTCCAATGACAACTGATTTTGAGGAGATTATTGAAGAGTTTGAGAAACTTGAATTAGGTATGCAAAAAAGAAATTTGTAA